Within Capsicum annuum cultivar UCD-10X-F1 unplaced genomic scaffold, UCD10Xv1.1 ctg82926, whole genome shotgun sequence, the genomic segment TCTTCCCTTTGCTACAAAGAAACGTACATCTTCTTGTGTGTTTTGATGGTTCTATTCTTTTTGTAGCCATCTGAGACCCCCAATAGCAAGAAACAGAAGAAAAGCAGCTCGaagaaagaacaaaataaaactaCTTCTTTTTACTCTGATTCTTTGAATCCGCTACAGAGCATTTGCTGGGTTCTGACGGATAGTTCTGCAGATACTTGGGCACCTTTTGTTCATGGCAACATGGTTCCTGAAGGCCAAAGACAAGAATGGGATGCTGTCTTCTCGACTGTGTCTCAAAGGAATGTAAATAGGGAT encodes:
- the LOC124895559 gene encoding methyl-CpG-binding domain-containing protein 5-like (The sequence of the model RefSeq protein was modified relative to this genomic sequence to represent the inferred CDS: added 69 bases not found in genome assembly) — protein: MPELFRFLKMGSRHKKSTGGDATPSETPNSKKQKKSSSKKEQNKTTSFYSDSLNPLQSICWVLTDSSADTWAPFVHGNMVPEGQRQEWDAVFSTVSQRNVNRSELWKQLQMLALE